Proteins co-encoded in one Streptomyces roseochromogenus subsp. oscitans DS 12.976 genomic window:
- a CDS encoding DUF1015 domain-containing protein — protein sequence MNTAGHSEATAHRGLELTPFRGLRYDPDRVGSLAAVTSPPYDVVVRPDGVHHLQSADPHNIVRLILPQAGTPSAGTEQAAHTLRRWLDEGILAADPEPGLYVYEQRDEGGMLQRGVIGALRVSAPAEGVVLPHEDVMPPVVADRAALMRATRANLEPLLLTYRGDGTAAEVVERTAEKPALLATTTEDGVHHRLWSITDPTDVARIQSDLGRQQALIADGHHRWATYLRLRAEHPSPSPWDHGLVLLVDTARYPLRVRAIHRLLHHLPVADALTAVEGLFRIRRLDTPLTEALAALADASCAGNAFLLAGDGAFHLLDRPDPDLLARTIPADRPAAWRSLDATVLHTTLLDHVWLIPEDSPSHIAYIHDTAATVAKAERDGGTAVLMHPVREEVVRDLARQGVMMPRKSTSFGPKPASGLVLRALEI from the coding sequence ATGAACACTGCAGGTCACTCGGAAGCAACGGCGCACCGGGGCCTGGAACTCACCCCGTTCCGAGGCCTTCGCTACGACCCCGACCGGGTCGGCAGCCTCGCCGCCGTCACCTCCCCGCCGTACGACGTCGTCGTACGCCCCGACGGGGTGCACCACCTCCAGTCCGCCGACCCGCACAACATCGTCCGCCTGATCCTCCCCCAGGCCGGCACCCCGAGCGCCGGCACCGAACAAGCCGCCCACACCCTGCGCCGCTGGCTGGACGAGGGCATCCTCGCCGCCGACCCGGAACCCGGCCTGTACGTCTACGAGCAGCGCGACGAGGGCGGCATGCTCCAGCGCGGCGTCATCGGCGCCCTGCGCGTCTCGGCGCCCGCGGAGGGCGTGGTGCTGCCGCACGAGGACGTCATGCCGCCCGTGGTCGCCGACCGCGCCGCCCTGATGCGCGCCACGCGCGCGAACCTCGAACCGCTGCTGCTGACGTACCGCGGTGACGGGACCGCGGCCGAGGTCGTCGAACGCACGGCGGAGAAACCCGCGCTCCTGGCCACGACCACCGAGGACGGCGTCCACCACCGCCTGTGGTCCATCACCGACCCCACCGACGTGGCCCGCATCCAGTCCGACCTCGGCCGCCAGCAGGCCCTGATCGCCGACGGCCACCACCGCTGGGCCACCTACCTGCGGCTGCGCGCCGAGCACCCGTCCCCCAGCCCCTGGGACCACGGCCTGGTCCTGCTCGTCGACACCGCCCGCTACCCGTTGCGCGTCCGCGCCATCCACCGCCTGCTGCACCACCTGCCGGTCGCCGACGCGCTCACGGCCGTCGAGGGCCTGTTCCGGATACGACGCCTCGACACACCGCTCACCGAGGCACTGGCGGCCCTCGCGGACGCGTCCTGCGCGGGCAACGCCTTCCTGCTGGCCGGCGACGGCGCCTTCCACCTGCTCGACCGCCCCGACCCGGACCTACTGGCCCGGACGATCCCGGCCGACCGCCCGGCCGCCTGGCGCTCCCTGGACGCCACGGTCCTGCACACCACGCTCCTCGACCACGTCTGGCTCATCCCCGAGGACTCCCCGTCCCATATCGCCTACATCCATGACACGGCCGCGACGGTCGCCAAGGCGGAACGCGACGGCGGTACGGCGGTCCTGATGCACCCCGTCCGCGAGGAGGTCGTACGCGACCTGGCCCGCCAGGGCGTGATGATGCCCCGCAAGTCGACCTCGTTCGGCCCGAAGCCGGCGTCCGGGCTGGTGCTGCGGGCACTGGAGATCTGA
- a CDS encoding HAD hydrolase-like protein → MSQAVRTRPEGSGQPLSEAYDTALLDLDGVVYAGGNAIAYAVDSLAVARSGGMHLAYVTNNALRTPDTVAGHLTELGIPTGPDDVITSAQAVARLISEQVPAGARVLVIGGEGLRVALRERGLTPVESADDDPAAVVQGYGGPDLAWGRFAEASYAVARGVPWFASNTDLTIPSGRGIAPGNGAAVEVVRIATGKEPQVAGKPLPPMHKETVIRTGAKLPLVVGDRLDTDIEGAFNGRVDSLLVLTGVTDGAQLLAAPPQHRPTFVDADLRGLLTGQPEVTADGDGFRCGGFTARAGADRLELEGDGEPLDGLRALCAAAWTAAGEGSCELDGGKALARLGL, encoded by the coding sequence ATGAGCCAGGCGGTCAGGACGAGGCCCGAGGGCAGTGGGCAGCCCCTGAGCGAGGCGTACGACACGGCGCTGCTCGATCTGGACGGGGTGGTGTACGCGGGGGGGAACGCGATCGCGTACGCGGTCGACTCGCTGGCGGTGGCGCGCTCGGGCGGGATGCATCTGGCGTACGTCACCAACAACGCGCTGCGGACCCCGGACACCGTCGCCGGGCATCTGACAGAGCTGGGCATACCGACGGGGCCGGATGACGTCATCACCTCCGCGCAGGCGGTCGCGCGGCTCATCAGCGAGCAGGTGCCGGCCGGGGCGCGGGTGCTGGTCATCGGCGGCGAGGGGCTGCGGGTGGCGCTGCGCGAGCGGGGGCTGACCCCCGTGGAGTCGGCGGACGACGACCCGGCGGCGGTCGTGCAGGGGTACGGCGGGCCGGATCTGGCCTGGGGCCGGTTCGCGGAGGCGTCGTACGCGGTCGCGCGCGGGGTGCCGTGGTTCGCCTCCAACACCGACCTGACGATCCCGAGCGGGCGGGGCATCGCTCCGGGCAACGGGGCGGCCGTGGAGGTCGTACGGATCGCGACCGGCAAGGAGCCGCAGGTGGCCGGGAAGCCGCTGCCGCCGATGCACAAGGAGACGGTCATCCGCACCGGCGCGAAGCTGCCGCTGGTGGTCGGGGACCGGCTGGACACGGACATCGAGGGCGCGTTCAACGGCCGGGTCGACTCGCTGTTGGTGCTGACCGGTGTCACCGACGGCGCCCAGCTGCTCGCGGCGCCGCCGCAGCACCGGCCGACGTTCGTGGACGCGGATCTGCGCGGGTTGCTCACCGGGCAGCCGGAGGTCACGGCGGACGGTGACGGCTTCCGCTGCGGAGGGTTCACGGCGAGGGCTGGGGCAGACCGGCTGGAACTGGAGGGTGACGGCGAGCCGCTGGACGGTCTGCGGGCCCTGTGCGCGGCGGCCTGGACGGCGGCCGGGGAGGGCTCCTGCGAGCTGGACGGGGGGAAGGCGCTGGCGCGCCTCGGGCTGTGA
- a CDS encoding FecCD family ABC transporter permease gives MLVDSPPEQRAETAPAPPTRRAARALGLLLSVAILVLVALASIAIGAKALSLDQVWHGLFHDTGRYGDVVVDERLARTVLGLLAGAALGLSGAVLQALTRNPLADPGLLGINAGASAAVVTAITYFGVTSLTGYVWFAFVGAAAVGALVWFLGGSRGATPVRLALAGTAISAALYGYLQAVMIMDDAALGKMRFWTVGSLASATNSTILQVLPFLAVGTILALGLARPLNAVAMGDDTARALGANLNRTRALAMLAATVLCGAATAACGPIVFVGLMVPHVVRSFTGPDLRWILPYATVLSPVLLLGADVIGRVVARPSELQVGIVTAIIGGPVFIFLVRRRRTAQL, from the coding sequence GTGTTGGTCGACAGTCCTCCGGAACAGCGCGCGGAGACCGCCCCCGCGCCCCCAACCCGCCGGGCGGCAAGGGCCCTTGGGCTCCTGCTCTCCGTCGCGATACTGGTGCTCGTCGCCCTGGCGAGCATCGCGATCGGGGCGAAAGCCCTGTCGCTGGACCAGGTCTGGCACGGCCTGTTCCATGACACCGGGAGATACGGCGACGTCGTCGTGGACGAGCGGCTCGCGCGCACGGTCCTGGGCCTGCTCGCCGGTGCGGCGCTCGGACTCTCCGGCGCGGTGCTGCAGGCGCTCACCCGCAATCCGCTGGCCGACCCCGGACTGCTCGGGATCAACGCGGGCGCCTCCGCCGCCGTCGTCACGGCCATCACCTACTTCGGCGTCACCAGCCTCACCGGCTATGTGTGGTTCGCCTTCGTCGGGGCGGCCGCGGTCGGCGCGCTGGTGTGGTTCCTCGGCGGCAGCAGGGGCGCCACCCCGGTGCGGCTCGCGCTCGCGGGTACGGCGATCAGCGCCGCCCTGTACGGCTATCTCCAGGCCGTGATGATCATGGATGACGCGGCACTGGGCAAGATGCGCTTCTGGACGGTGGGTTCGCTGGCCTCGGCCACCAACTCGACCATCCTGCAGGTGCTGCCGTTCCTCGCGGTCGGCACAATCCTGGCGCTCGGGCTGGCCCGGCCGCTGAACGCCGTCGCGATGGGCGACGACACCGCCCGCGCCCTCGGCGCCAACCTCAACCGCACCCGGGCGCTGGCCATGCTCGCCGCCACCGTGCTGTGCGGGGCCGCGACCGCCGCCTGCGGTCCGATCGTGTTCGTCGGCCTGATGGTCCCGCACGTCGTACGTTCCTTCACCGGCCCCGACCTGCGCTGGATCCTGCCGTACGCCACGGTCCTGTCGCCGGTGCTGCTGCTCGGCGCCGACGTCATCGGCCGGGTCGTGGCCCGCCCCTCGGAACTCCAGGTCGGCATCGTCACCGCGATCATCGGCGGCCCGGTCTTCATCTTTCTCGTACGACGGCGGAGGACGGCCCAGCTGTGA
- a CDS encoding FecCD family ABC transporter permease, with protein MNRAVRAPGGLSLRLDLRALIVVVLLLAAACAAGVALIGTGDAKIPAADVLRTLAGNGNAYQDFIVTELRLPRVLVGLLVGASLGLGGALFQSVSRNPLGSPDVLGLSQGSTAGALVVIVLMSGSTTQVTLGALAGGLATGLAIYLLAWKQGVHGYRLVLVGIGVSAIATAVNGYLLTKADLVDAARAVVWMTGSLGGRDWDQVWPLLALCAVLVPVVLANARGLRMLEMGDDVANALGVRVQRVRLVLMVSAVLLTAAATAAAGPVSFVALTAPQLARRLTSSPGPNLVPSLCMGAALLVAADWASQRAFGADQLPVGVVTGVLGGGYLLWLLVTERRAGRI; from the coding sequence ATGAACCGGGCCGTACGCGCTCCCGGCGGGCTCTCCCTGCGCCTCGACCTGCGGGCCCTCATCGTCGTCGTCCTGCTGCTCGCCGCCGCCTGTGCCGCGGGCGTCGCGCTGATCGGCACCGGCGACGCCAAGATCCCGGCGGCCGATGTGCTCCGGACCCTCGCCGGGAACGGCAACGCCTACCAGGACTTCATCGTCACCGAGCTGCGGCTGCCGCGGGTCCTGGTCGGCCTGCTGGTCGGCGCCTCGCTCGGCCTCGGCGGCGCCTTGTTCCAGTCCGTCTCGCGCAACCCGCTCGGCAGTCCGGACGTCCTCGGCCTGTCCCAGGGCTCGACGGCCGGCGCGCTGGTCGTGATCGTGCTGATGTCCGGCAGCACCACACAGGTCACCCTCGGTGCCCTGGCCGGCGGCCTGGCGACCGGCCTCGCCATCTATCTGCTCGCCTGGAAGCAGGGCGTGCACGGATACCGGCTGGTCCTGGTCGGCATCGGAGTCTCCGCGATCGCCACGGCCGTCAACGGCTATCTGCTGACCAAGGCCGACCTGGTCGACGCGGCCCGCGCGGTCGTGTGGATGACCGGCTCGCTGGGCGGCCGTGACTGGGACCAGGTCTGGCCGCTGCTCGCCCTGTGCGCGGTGCTTGTCCCGGTGGTCCTCGCGAACGCGCGCGGCCTGAGGATGCTGGAGATGGGCGATGACGTCGCGAACGCCCTCGGGGTGCGCGTACAGCGCGTCCGGCTGGTGCTGATGGTGTCCGCCGTACTGCTCACCGCCGCTGCCACCGCGGCCGCCGGCCCCGTCAGCTTCGTCGCGCTCACCGCGCCCCAGCTCGCCCGGCGCCTGACCAGCTCGCCGGGCCCGAACCTGGTGCCCTCCCTGTGCATGGGTGCCGCCCTGCTGGTCGCCGCCGACTGGGCCTCCCAGCGCGCCTTCGGCGCCGACCAGCTGCCCGTCGGCGTGGTCACCGGCGTCCTCGGCGGCGGCTATCTGCTGTGGCTGCTGGTCACCGAGCGCAGGGCGGGCCGGATATGA
- a CDS encoding ABC transporter ATP-binding protein has protein sequence MSGTTTNTTRSTVNRLSAENVTLAYDQRVIAEQLSVEIPDNSFTVIVGPNACGKSTLLRALSRMLRPSQGRVLLDGQVIQSMPAKKVARTLGLLPQSSIAPDGITVADLVGRGRYPHQGLLRQWSAEDERVVQESMRQTGVDGLADRYVDELSGGQRQRVWIAMALAQQTPLLLLDEPTTYLDIQHQIDVLDLCAELHEEQGRTLVAVLHDLNHAARYATHLIALRGGEVIAQGAPGDIVTAELVEQVFGLRCQVIDDPETGTPLVVPAARKARVTAAS, from the coding sequence ATGAGCGGCACCACCACGAACACGACTAGGAGCACTGTGAACCGCCTGTCCGCCGAGAACGTCACCCTCGCCTACGACCAGCGCGTCATCGCCGAGCAGCTGTCGGTGGAGATCCCCGACAACTCCTTCACGGTGATCGTCGGCCCGAACGCGTGCGGCAAGTCGACGCTGCTGCGGGCACTGTCACGGATGCTCAGGCCGAGCCAGGGCCGGGTGCTGCTCGACGGGCAGGTCATCCAGTCGATGCCCGCGAAGAAGGTCGCGCGGACCCTCGGCCTGCTGCCGCAGTCGTCCATCGCGCCCGACGGCATCACCGTCGCCGACCTCGTCGGCCGCGGCCGTTACCCGCACCAGGGCCTGCTGCGCCAGTGGTCGGCGGAGGACGAGCGGGTCGTACAGGAATCCATGCGGCAGACCGGGGTCGACGGGCTGGCCGACCGGTACGTCGACGAGCTGTCCGGCGGGCAGCGGCAGCGGGTGTGGATCGCCATGGCGCTGGCCCAGCAGACCCCGCTGCTGCTCCTGGACGAGCCCACCACCTACCTGGACATCCAGCACCAGATCGACGTCCTCGACCTGTGCGCCGAGCTGCACGAGGAGCAGGGACGGACGCTGGTCGCGGTGCTGCACGACCTGAACCACGCGGCGCGCTACGCCACCCACTTGATCGCCCTGCGCGGCGGCGAGGTGATCGCCCAGGGTGCCCCCGGCGACATCGTCACGGCCGAGCTGGTGGAGCAGGTGTTCGGGCTGCGCTGCCAGGTCATCGACGACCCGGAGACGGGGACGCCCTTGGTGGTACCTGCGGCCCGAAAGGCGCGGGTCACAGCAGCTTCCTGA
- a CDS encoding TlyA family RNA methyltransferase, with amino-acid sequence MAGVARRRLDAELVRRKLARSREHASQLIAAGRVTVGKTVATKPATQVETAAAIVVQADDSDPDYVSRGGHKLAGALQAFVPQGLVVEGRRALDAGASTGGFTDVLLRAGAAHVVAVDVGYGQLAWSLQSDERVTVKDRTNVRELTLEAIDGEPVDLVVGDLSFIPLGLVLPALMRCVKPDADLVMMVKPQFEVGKERLGSGGVVRSPQLRAEAVRAVAEKAWELGLGVQGVTASPLPGPSGNVEYFLWLRAGAPQVDPADVDRAVAEGPR; translated from the coding sequence GTGGCAGGAGTCGCACGCCGTCGTCTGGACGCGGAGCTGGTCCGCCGGAAGCTCGCGCGTTCGCGTGAGCACGCCAGCCAGCTGATCGCCGCCGGGCGGGTCACCGTCGGCAAGACCGTGGCGACCAAGCCGGCCACCCAGGTGGAGACGGCCGCCGCGATCGTGGTCCAGGCCGACGACAGCGACCCCGACTACGTCTCCCGGGGCGGGCACAAGCTCGCCGGCGCGCTGCAGGCCTTCGTCCCGCAGGGGCTGGTGGTCGAGGGCCGGCGCGCGCTGGACGCCGGCGCGTCCACCGGTGGCTTCACCGATGTCCTGCTGCGCGCGGGCGCCGCCCATGTCGTTGCCGTCGACGTCGGGTACGGCCAGCTCGCCTGGTCTCTCCAGAGCGATGAACGCGTCACCGTCAAGGACCGTACGAACGTACGCGAGTTGACGCTCGAGGCGATCGATGGGGAACCTGTGGATCTTGTCGTGGGCGATCTGTCCTTCATTCCGCTCGGGCTGGTGCTGCCGGCCTTGATGCGGTGCGTGAAGCCGGACGCCGACCTGGTGATGATGGTCAAACCGCAGTTCGAGGTGGGGAAGGAGCGGCTCGGCAGCGGGGGTGTCGTACGGAGTCCGCAGCTGCGGGCGGAGGCCGTGCGGGCAGTGGCCGAGAAGGCCTGGGAGCTGGGGCTCGGGGTGCAGGGAGTCACCGCCAGTCCGCTGCCCGGGCCCTCGGGGAACGTGGAGTACTTTCTCTG